A genomic window from bacterium includes:
- a CDS encoding response regulator has product MMPKILIVDDDEVALATAGKILENCGYSIDLVQNLCEAKQRISQTEYSAVITDMNMPDAKETSAIEVLHQLKCNLEIIVVSGYGTLDVAVKCMRAGASDFLIKPVSRNELVDAIERAVGRKEISRENVMLRGLNEMKDKFLTLVSHELRTPLTLIYGYLTILQRQSASLSTDQVDLLQIIMKSSKQLINIVNNIQTIAQADSGEMKIHVQSVLPRKLLADVLAEMKASISQRNLDIQLEAGKELEPFAGDPIRLHQVISELVQNSIRNTEDGGRIILGTFKRGEKIILWVRDTGIGIPAEEQSKIFEPFYEVADVKQHTSSNSRFGGGGIGIGLPLVRRVVEAHGGTIELDSTPGRGTTIELFMPVGTIAQNTPEFTDKLD; this is encoded by the coding sequence ATGATGCCAAAGATTTTAATTGTTGACGATGATGAAGTCGCATTGGCCACAGCAGGGAAGATACTGGAGAACTGCGGCTATTCAATTGATTTGGTTCAGAACCTATGCGAGGCAAAACAGCGCATCTCTCAGACCGAGTATTCGGCGGTGATAACCGATATGAATATGCCGGATGCCAAAGAGACCTCAGCGATTGAGGTCTTGCACCAGCTCAAGTGTAACCTGGAAATTATTGTGGTTTCCGGTTATGGGACATTGGATGTTGCGGTTAAATGTATGCGTGCCGGTGCCAGTGATTTTCTGATCAAACCGGTATCACGCAATGAACTGGTTGATGCAATTGAGCGCGCTGTGGGACGCAAGGAAATCTCCCGGGAAAATGTGATGCTGCGCGGACTCAATGAGATGAAGGATAAATTTCTCACCTTAGTCTCACATGAATTGCGCACGCCGTTGACTCTGATTTACGGGTATCTCACCATTTTGCAGCGCCAGAGCGCCTCATTGAGTACGGATCAGGTGGATTTGCTTCAAATTATTATGAAATCCAGTAAACAGTTGATCAACATTGTAAACAATATCCAGACCATTGCGCAGGCGGATTCCGGGGAAATGAAGATCCATGTTCAGTCGGTGCTGCCCAGAAAACTGCTGGCAGATGTCTTGGCAGAGATGAAGGCGTCTATCAGTCAGCGCAATTTGGATATTCAGTTGGAAGCAGGCAAGGAACTGGAACCTTTTGCCGGGGACCCCATTCGTTTACATCAGGTGATTTCCGAATTGGTCCAAAATTCCATTCGTAATACTGAGGATGGCGGCCGGATTATTCTGGGCACGTTTAAGCGCGGGGAAAAAATTATCTTGTGGGTACGCGACACTGGCATCGGCATCCCGGCGGAAGAGCAGAGTAAAATTTTTGAACCTTTTTATGAAGTGGCCGATGTTAAGCAACATACCAGCAGTAATTCCCGTTTCGGCGGCGGCGGTATCGGGATCGGACTGCCGCTGGTCAGGCGGGTAGTGGAGGCACATGGCGGGACGATTGAACTGGACTCGACGCCCGGCCGAGGGACCACCATTGAGCTGTTCATGCCGGTTGGCACTATTGCGCAGAACACACCTGAATTTACCGACAAATTAGATTAA
- a CDS encoding prolyl oligopeptidase family serine peptidase, which produces MALRVLLIVGLLVFLSLVYIGLAFVMALMPGKIVSTVTPADFGMSYERVTLDTEDGLQLTGWFIPNPVSTAVIMVGHGYPYDKGNIFPSTRFLAGHFNLFYFDFRYFGESQGKFTTFGLDERKDIAAAMTYLKQRPGIDAGRIGQFGFSLSAAAFIQAHHSDVQVMVLDAPFLSLDAMIRDHYRYLIGPLKLPFVVVSKVYGRIFLKRNVDQASAFREIDGLICPVLFIHGEKDSQIPAWHSKKLYEACSAKEKDYWLVQDADHGETLVRDKAVYQQRVSDFFKKYLDVEAK; this is translated from the coding sequence ATGGCATTGCGTGTGTTGCTTATCGTTGGTTTACTGGTTTTTTTAAGTTTGGTTTATATCGGGCTGGCTTTTGTCATGGCACTGATGCCGGGCAAAATCGTCTCGACTGTGACGCCGGCAGATTTTGGCATGAGCTATGAACGTGTGACACTCGATACTGAAGACGGACTCCAGTTGACCGGGTGGTTTATCCCCAATCCGGTATCCACTGCGGTGATCATGGTGGGACATGGGTATCCTTATGACAAGGGCAACATTTTCCCCAGTACAAGGTTTTTAGCCGGGCATTTCAATTTATTTTATTTCGATTTTCGCTATTTTGGCGAGAGCCAGGGAAAATTCACCACATTTGGTCTGGATGAACGCAAGGATATCGCGGCGGCCATGACTTATCTTAAGCAGCGACCGGGAATTGATGCCGGCCGGATCGGGCAGTTTGGATTTTCTCTTTCCGCAGCCGCCTTTATTCAGGCGCATCATTCGGATGTGCAAGTCATGGTGCTTGATGCGCCGTTTCTAAGTCTGGATGCCATGATTCGGGACCATTACCGCTATTTGATCGGACCCTTGAAATTACCGTTTGTAGTAGTCTCGAAAGTGTATGGCAGGATTTTTTTAAAACGCAATGTCGACCAAGCTTCTGCGTTTCGGGAGATTGACGGACTGATTTGTCCGGTGCTTTTTATTCACGGTGAGAAAGACAGTCAGATTCCGGCCTGGCATTCAAAAAAATTGTACGAAGCCTGTTCGGCGAAGGAAAAGGATTATTGGTTGGTCCAAGATGCTGACCACGGCGAGACCCTGGTCCGCGATAAAGCTGTGTACCAACAGCGTGTCAGTGATTTTTTTAAAAAATATTTGGATGTGGAGGCGAAGTGA
- a CDS encoding HAD family phosphatase, with product MQSQMDASTITLSKLEAVIFDMDGVIINGMPYHAQAWQETFRSVGLEITPEEVYEREGEAGPAAVTHFLNERGINATLEQVKEMIRKKETRYKEIARVEVFAGVRDFLDALHAQGKKLALVTGTARHELEISLPEDIKQRFEIIITGDAVTRGKPDPEPYLKSLTALGITPDQAIVIENAPLGIRSANAAGMRCLAVETSLSCERLTGALRCFDTIQALAAFLLST from the coding sequence ATGCAAAGCCAGATGGACGCAAGCACGATCACGCTTAGCAAATTGGAAGCTGTTATTTTTGATATGGATGGTGTGATCATCAATGGCATGCCGTATCATGCACAAGCCTGGCAGGAAACATTTCGCTCGGTGGGGTTGGAGATTACGCCGGAAGAGGTCTATGAACGCGAGGGTGAGGCCGGACCGGCAGCGGTGACGCATTTTTTGAATGAACGCGGCATAAATGCGACGCTGGAACAAGTCAAAGAAATGATCCGAAAAAAAGAGACACGGTATAAAGAAATTGCCCGGGTCGAGGTTTTTGCCGGAGTGCGCGATTTTCTCGATGCCCTGCATGCGCAGGGGAAAAAACTTGCCCTGGTCACCGGCACGGCACGGCATGAACTGGAGATCAGCCTGCCGGAGGATATCAAACAACGGTTTGAGATTATTATTACCGGGGATGCGGTCACGCGGGGAAAACCTGATCCGGAACCTTATCTTAAATCTTTGACTGCACTGGGGATTACACCTGATCAGGCGATTGTGATTGAAAATGCGCCCTTGGGTATCCGGTCAGCCAATGCAGCCGGCATGCGTTGTCTGGCAGTGGAAACATCGCTGTCTTGTGAACGTTTGACCGGCGCACTGCGTTGTTTTGACACGATTCAGGCATTGGCGGCATTTTTACTTTCAACCTGA